Proteins encoded within one genomic window of Xiphophorus maculatus strain JP 163 A chromosome 11, X_maculatus-5.0-male, whole genome shotgun sequence:
- the LOC102233439 gene encoding gap junction beta-7 protein-like, which yields MNWGFLEKILSGVNKYSTSIGRIWLSVVFLFRILVYVAAAEQVWKDEQNDFVCNTLQPGCKNACFDHFFPISQIRLWALQLIMVSTPSLMVALHVGYREHREAKHKRKFYKDKRSIDGGLFCTYVISLLFKMGFEVGFLLAFYYLYSGFGVPILMQCTQKPCPNTVDCYIARATEKKIFLYIMGCTSILCIALNFSELLYIVWKQLWRHFNRRYVPVEQQILKNSQLHVSADKRFTSSEQLENTKVCTPEPAADAVEKPASPVQQS from the coding sequence ATGAACTGGGGATTTTTGGAGAAGATTCTGAGTGGAGTGAACAAGTACTCCACTTCAATTGGCCGGATCTGGCTCTCTGTGGTCTTCCTGTTCAGGATCCTGGTATATGTGGCTGCGGCTGAGCAGGTCTGGAAGGACGAGCAAAATGACTTTGTGTGCAACACACTGCAGCCTGGCTGCAAGAATGCCTGCTTCGACCATTTCTTCCCCATATCTCAGATTCGTCTTTGGGCTCTGCAGCTCATCATGGTGTCCACACCATCCCTAATGGTGGCCCTTCATGTGGGCTACAGGGAGCACCGGGAGGCCAAGCACAAGAGAAAGTTCTACAAGGACAAAAGGAGCATTGATGGTGGTCTTTTCTGTACCTATGTCATCAGCTTGCTCTTTAAGATGGGCTTTGAAGTGGGGTTCTTGCTGGCTTTTTACTACCTGTACAGTGGTTTTGGGGTGCCCATCCTGATGCAGTGCACACAGAAACCCTGCCCCAACACTGTGGACTGCTACATAGCCCGAGCCACGGAGAAGAAGATCTTCCTCTACATCATGGGCTGCACCTCCATTTTGTGTATAGCTCTCAACTTCTCAGAGCTCCTTTACATTGTGTGGAAGCAACTGTGGAGACACTTCAACAGGCGATATGTTCCTGTGGAGCagcaaattttgaaaaacagcCAGCTTCATGTTTCAGCTGACAAAAGATTCACATCGTCTGAGCAGCTTGAAAACACAAAGGTCTGCACACCAGAACCCGCAGCTGATGCAGTTGAAAAACCTGCCAGTCCAGTTCAGCAGAGCTGA